The DNA window GACGAGCGGGTGGTGGGCCAGCTCGGTGTGCTCTGGGGGACGGAGGCGTTCCACATTCCCTTTCAACAGGATACAGACCAGGGCATTGCCCGGGTTCACAGCGTCCTGCGAGATTACGAACTCGTGGATCCAGGCGATTATGTCGTACTGACGGTCGGAATGCCCCTTCCGGCTCGAGGGCGCACGAACACGGTTCACGTCAGCCGCATCAAGTGAACCGTTCGATGAGAGGTGGAGCGCGCGTGGGGATCCTGCGGAGGGTGTTTCCATTCCATTTCACGTCCCTTCATGCTGAGGGGACCCGCCGGTCTGGTATCCCTCCGCTTATGTTGTCATGAGCCGTTACGTGCATCGATCCTTTCGTGCTGTGCCGCTCCGGGGGGCGGTGGGGTTGCTCTGCGGGTTCCTGCTGGTTGGACTCTCCGGGTGTGGGGAAACGTCCATGCTCGGACGACGCTACGACAATTTTAGCGCCTATTACAACAAGTTCCACAACGCTGAGCAGGCCTTCGAGGAGGGGGTTCAGTCCCTTGAAGAAGGGGCGCGCGAGGTCGACCGGACAGAGTATGTGTCGGTCTTTCTGAAGTCTCAGCAGAACAGGGGCGGGGGGAGCGACTCCCCGTTTGAAAAGGCCATCCAAAAGAGTGCGGACGTTCTGCGGGAGCATCCTGATTCGAAGTGGGTGGACGATGCCCTCCTCTTGATTGGAAAGTCCTATTTTTACCAGAGCAACTACATCGGTGCCGCGCAGAAATTCCGGGAGGCCATGGCGCTGGAGACCGAACGGAGGCGCGAGGCCCGGTTTTGGCTTGCTCGGACGCTCGTCACGAATGAACAGAACACGGCGGCCGACGAGGTGATGCGTGTGGTGGAGGCGTCTGCGGGACAGCCCGATGATGAATGGACGGCGCAGTTGCACCTGGTACGCGGAGAGCTACTGGTCCAACAGGAACAGTGGACGGCAGCGGCGGAAGCGCTGCAGCGAGGATTGGCCGGAGATGTACCGGATGGCCCGGCGGCCCGGGCCGCCTTTTTGTTGGGGCAGGTGTGGGACACTCTGCAGCGGCCGCGTCCGGCACGAGCAGCGTACCGGCACGTGCGTGAATACGACCCGTCCTACAACCTGGCCCTGGCGGCGCGTCTCAGTGAGATTGAACTACAAGGCACGCACGGCGAGCCTGATGCGGCTCTCGATCGTCTCGACGATGTGGCGTCGGACGACAAGAACTACGAACAGCGGGGGGAGATTGCGCTCGTGCGGGCCCGCATATACCGGGCGCAGGGCCGATACGATCGGGCCCGCAAGGCACTTCGGTCGGTTCTCTACGGAGAGGAGGCGCCATCGGGGACGGCAAACGGACGCCTCCACTACGATCTCGCCACGCTGTACCGGGATGCCTATAAAGATTTCAGCCGAGCGGCGGCGCACTTCGATACGGCTAGTACGGGGCTTCAGCGAGGCCGGAGGCAGGGCGAGGCCGAGTCTCAACGACTGCCCCAGGCTCCTGTCGATGCCGATGAGCAAGCCACCCGTTTTCGGGACCTGGCTGAGCGAGCCCGAGAAGTCGCTCGGATGGATTCCCTGCTACGGATCGGGCGCATGGACGACGACGAATTTCAGGCCTTTGTGGCTCAGCTTCGTCGTGAACGGCAAGCGGCCCGGGAAGCGCAGGCCGAGGCACAGCAGGAGGCTGCCCAGACCCGACGATTTCAACAGCGCGGACAGGCGTTGCGCGAACAGCGGCGCAATACAACTCCTGCGGCGGACACCCGGCAGTCCGACGCCGGATTTCTCTTTCATCAAGATCCCGCTCGGGTGCAGCAGGGACGCCAGCGGTTTCAGGAGACGTGGGGCGATCGGCCCCGGGTGGACAATTGGCGGCGTCGAAACGCGATTCGTTCGTCCGGTCCCTCGGACGCAGTCGCTTCGTCCGCACCCGAGGCAGCCCCATCGGCCGGTGGTACGACGGCTCAAAGGGGAGACGCCTCGGTGGGGGGAGGCGGACTCGACCTTGCGGACATTCCCCGAGATTCGTCGAGCCGGGCACAGATGGAGGCAGATCGGGCCGTCGCACGTTATGAATTGGCGAACGCCCTCTTTCTTGCGGCCGGGCGACCGGACTCGGCGGCGACCTGGTACCGGCGCATTCTTCAGAAAAACGCGGATCACCCCGTTGCAAAACGAGCCCTCTACGCGCTTGCGGAGTCCTATCGGGCTCAGGGCGATACGACGGCGGCCCAGCAAACGTATCAACGCCTCCTTGATCAGTATCCCACCACCCAGTTAGCCACGCGGGCTCGAAAGCGTCTTGACCAGGACACCACAGAACCGGCTGATAATGGAGCTGCTGTGGCCGATACCGCTTATGCCCATGCCTACCGACAGTGGCAGAATGGACAGTGGCGGCCGGCGCTTGATAGTATGCTTGTCCTTGCGGCACGCTATCCCGAAACGAAAGCGGCGCCGCGGGCCCTGCTTGCGTCGGGAATTATCTACTGGCGCCGCACGCAGGTCGATTCTACCCGAGCCCCTCGTTCGCTTCTTGACCGGCATGTGGAGGGACTTCTCGAACGCACTCCGGATTCCACAGTGCAGACGGTATCGGAAGGGGCAGAAACGCGCTCGTCCCGTGCACGGCCTGAGTCGGGCCGGGCGGCTCAAAATGCACGAGCGACTCCCGTTACGCCGGATTCTCTTCGGAAGGGGGCGGTGGACTCTACCCAGACACAAGACGCAAAGCAGGCGCCGTTACAGCAACATTCTCCCCGCTCCGATTCCCTTCAACGGGCTGAGAGGGGACAGAGAGCAGGGGGAGATGCCGTTTCCGAAACCGGGAGCGTCTACACCCCGCTCAAGACGCTTCTGAATTATCTCACCCAGCAGTATGCCAATGCTCCGCAAGTCAAACGAGCACAGGTCTTGCTCTCGATGATTGGGGAGCAGCGCGCTGCTGCCGACCCCGCGCGTACAGACTCTTCGGTGGTAGACACCACCAAGAAAGAGGCTCGGCCCGCTCCGGATTCGACGACCCTCGCATCTACACGCGCATCTACGTCAGAATCGGCAGCTGACGCAAGCCCCTCTTCCAGGACCCCACCCCCAATCGATTCGGCTGCAGTTCGTCCCCGCCCGAAGGACTCAACAGGCCACGAGCGCTCCACGTCGTCGGAGCGAGAGCCGCTCCCCGCCCCCACCGATCCGAATGCGCGAACGGCTCCTCCAGACGAGCCGGCACAGAGCACCCAATGGACTCTGCTCGTTGAGCGATTTACGGTCTCGCGGACGGCATCGGCTCGGGAGGCGGAGATGAACCGAACGCTCACGGGCGATTGGGTCGTTGATCTGATACCGGGATCCGATCCGGAAAAACGGGAGTATCTTCTTGTCATTGGTCGTTTTTCTTCGGAAGAAGAGGCGGTCAAGGCACGGGCGCAGCTTCAAGACCAGATCTCTGGCTCCTTGGAGGTATACCGACGGGTCCGGTAATCCCTGATGGTCTTTATGGTAGGGGCAGCGGGAGAGAGGAA is part of the Salinibacter sp. 10B genome and encodes:
- a CDS encoding tetratricopeptide repeat protein → MSRYVHRSFRAVPLRGAVGLLCGFLLVGLSGCGETSMLGRRYDNFSAYYNKFHNAEQAFEEGVQSLEEGAREVDRTEYVSVFLKSQQNRGGGSDSPFEKAIQKSADVLREHPDSKWVDDALLLIGKSYFYQSNYIGAAQKFREAMALETERRREARFWLARTLVTNEQNTAADEVMRVVEASAGQPDDEWTAQLHLVRGELLVQQEQWTAAAEALQRGLAGDVPDGPAARAAFLLGQVWDTLQRPRPARAAYRHVREYDPSYNLALAARLSEIELQGTHGEPDAALDRLDDVASDDKNYEQRGEIALVRARIYRAQGRYDRARKALRSVLYGEEAPSGTANGRLHYDLATLYRDAYKDFSRAAAHFDTASTGLQRGRRQGEAESQRLPQAPVDADEQATRFRDLAERAREVARMDSLLRIGRMDDDEFQAFVAQLRRERQAAREAQAEAQQEAAQTRRFQQRGQALREQRRNTTPAADTRQSDAGFLFHQDPARVQQGRQRFQETWGDRPRVDNWRRRNAIRSSGPSDAVASSAPEAAPSAGGTTAQRGDASVGGGGLDLADIPRDSSSRAQMEADRAVARYELANALFLAAGRPDSAATWYRRILQKNADHPVAKRALYALAESYRAQGDTTAAQQTYQRLLDQYPTTQLATRARKRLDQDTTEPADNGAAVADTAYAHAYRQWQNGQWRPALDSMLVLAARYPETKAAPRALLASGIIYWRRTQVDSTRAPRSLLDRHVEGLLERTPDSTVQTVSEGAETRSSRARPESGRAAQNARATPVTPDSLRKGAVDSTQTQDAKQAPLQQHSPRSDSLQRAERGQRAGGDAVSETGSVYTPLKTLLNYLTQQYANAPQVKRAQVLLSMIGEQRAAADPARTDSSVVDTTKKEARPAPDSTTLASTRASTSESAADASPSSRTPPPIDSAAVRPRPKDSTGHERSTSSEREPLPAPTDPNARTAPPDEPAQSTQWTLLVERFTVSRTASAREAEMNRTLTGDWVVDLIPGSDPEKREYLLVIGRFSSEEEAVKARAQLQDQISGSLEVYRRVR